The Noviherbaspirillum saxi genome includes a window with the following:
- a CDS encoding HD domain-containing protein encodes METIAHPRATFRDMQESTADDWKIIGDEFKSYAAALPDRVLVHLRLLDGDCGGFPVDRLTHSLQTATRAYRDKRDEEYVICALLHDIGDTLGSFNHPDIAAAILKPFVSAENHAIVEKHGIFQGYYFFHHLGMNRNLRDQFAGESFYNATLEFCEKYDAPAFDPDYDTLPLEFFEPMLRRVMARPKNTIYKSVTE; translated from the coding sequence ATGGAGACTATCGCTCACCCGCGCGCCACCTTTCGCGACATGCAGGAAAGCACCGCCGACGACTGGAAAATCATCGGTGATGAATTCAAAAGCTATGCCGCTGCCTTGCCGGATCGCGTGCTCGTTCATTTGCGCCTCTTGGACGGCGACTGCGGCGGCTTTCCGGTCGACCGGCTGACGCACAGTCTGCAGACCGCGACGCGCGCCTATCGCGACAAGCGTGATGAAGAGTATGTGATATGTGCGTTGCTGCACGATATCGGCGACACACTTGGAAGTTTCAATCATCCGGATATCGCGGCAGCCATCCTCAAGCCCTTCGTCAGTGCGGAAAACCATGCCATCGTGGAAAAGCATGGCATTTTTCAAGGCTACTATTTTTTCCATCATCTCGGCATGAACCGCAACCTGCGTGATCAGTTCGCCGGGGAATCTTTCTACAATGCCACACTGGAGTTTTGCGAAAAGTACGACGCGCCTGCATTCGACCCCGATTACGACACGCTTCCGCTGGAATTTTTTGAACCAATGTTGCGTCGCGTGATGGCGCGACCGAAAAACACCATCTACAAATCCGTTACCGAGTAA
- a CDS encoding class II aldolase/adducin family protein, whose translation MNAPEKLAIPSLKDRVSPEEWQARVDLAACYRLVADFGWSDLIFTHITARVPGTEDQFLINPYGMMFDEITASSLVKIDMNGNKIEESPFPINPAGFTIHSAIHAVRHDAQCVLHVHSINGVAVSAQKNGLLPLSQQSIFVLSSLGYHDYEGVALNDEEKPRLVADLGNKTYLMLRNHGLLTLGKTIADAFVNMYIFEAACMIQIRAQAGGSDLISIPQAIISGAQQQARTVTKSQGGMLAWPGLLRRLDRIDPSYRD comes from the coding sequence ATGAACGCGCCCGAAAAACTGGCCATCCCATCCCTAAAAGACCGGGTTTCTCCCGAGGAATGGCAAGCCCGAGTGGACCTTGCCGCCTGTTATCGTCTTGTAGCCGATTTCGGCTGGAGCGATCTGATCTTTACCCATATCACCGCACGCGTACCCGGTACCGAAGACCAGTTCCTGATCAATCCCTACGGCATGATGTTCGACGAAATCACTGCGTCATCGCTGGTAAAAATCGACATGAACGGCAACAAGATCGAAGAATCGCCATTTCCGATCAATCCCGCAGGTTTCACGATTCATTCCGCGATTCATGCAGTCCGTCATGACGCGCAATGCGTTCTGCATGTCCACAGCATCAACGGCGTTGCGGTGTCGGCGCAAAAAAATGGCTTGCTGCCGCTATCGCAGCAGTCGATCTTTGTGCTCTCCAGCCTCGGATATCATGACTATGAAGGTGTGGCGCTCAATGACGAGGAAAAGCCGCGCCTGGTTGCCGACCTGGGCAATAAAACCTATCTGATGCTGCGCAACCATGGCTTGCTCACCTTGGGTAAGACAATCGCGGATGCCTTCGTCAACATGTACATATTCGAAGCAGCTTGCATGATACAGATCCGTGCACAGGCAGGCGGTAGCGATCTGATCTCCATACCGCAAGCGATTATCAGCGGTGCGCAGCAACAGGCGCGTACCGTCACCAAGTCACAAGGCGGCATGCTGGCATGGCCAGGACTGTTGCGTCGCCTCGATCGCATCGATCCTTCCTACCGCGACTAA